The proteins below are encoded in one region of Carettochelys insculpta isolate YL-2023 chromosome 32, ASM3395843v1, whole genome shotgun sequence:
- the LOC142005068 gene encoding uncharacterized protein LOC142005068 — MGPRLLAALLALAPCALGQVQLAASGPALGKVSEPLTLTCAVSGVSIDEQYNYWHWVRQGPGGGPESMGWIYPYNGDTGYAPSFQGRVTISADTAQNQVSLQLRSLTAADTGTYYCARGTVTRRAAGPLQKGGGGVTRFPSPRDPPTPPLCAAPGRRRRKPLRGGAGQDWSPPSWAGGGVGDKAQGPGRGAGTRLRGSPPHLARRAVVSRGPQVPARSRPCSLGAAPELLLQPPGIHRPEPSAQGPSEAGRGLPGCSPGDTRALRISGPSALCLPEGTGARYRGWQPAAQTSPSSPELSAARWGSGGAGDVGALPRDAMGPPGAGPGPGPGPGCPGPGAAGGVRPGAGEGLGAPHPDLRRLRGLHHRSELRLALGAAGSWRRAGVHGVDLSKYRCYRLRPVLPGPGHHLGGHGPEPAKRREATFSPSVPFFTPYLEGVMSTGVIHGPARLCAPGSVGLSVLVQTALITTGDLPPFQLVEFGPAVVQPSETLRLNCAVYGYYITQGWSAWYWFKRSPRKGLEWIGLINYKGNTAYAPSFRSRIIIARDTSKNQFSFQLRSLTGADRATYHCARRLGTQWLGAKQELSKNMKDPPPRREGGCRVSGKGASRQRGKESAQETARRETENCNCIDRGGALTFDLHVRSK; from the exons ATGGGGCCCCGGCTCCTGGCGGCGCTTCTGGCTCTGGCCCCCT GTGCCCTCGGCCAGGTGCAGCTGGCGGCGTCCGGCCCGGCGCTGGGGAAGGTCTCGGAGCCCCTCACCCTGACCTGCGCCGTCTCCGGGGTCTCCATCGATGAACAGTACAACTACTGGCACTGGGTGCGGCAGGGCCCCGGCGGAGGGCCGGAGTCCATGGGATGGATCTATCCATATAACGGGGATACAGGCTACGCCCCGTCCTTCCAGGGCCGGGTCACCATCTCCGCGGACACGGCGCAGAACCAGGTCTCCCTGCAGCTGCGCTCGCTGACAGCCGCGGACACCGGCACCTATTACTGCGCCAGGGGCACAGTGACGCGGCGCGCAGCGGGGCCGCTACAAAAAGGGGGCGGGGGAGTCACACGCTTCCCCTCCCCGCGAGACCCCCCGACTCCCCCCTTGTGCGCCGCCCCCGGGCGCAGACGCAGGAAAcccctgcgggggggggcggggcaggactgGAGCCCCCCCAGCTGGGCCGGGGGCGGAGTGGGCGATAAGGCCCAGGGACCTGGGCGGGGTGCGGGGACAAGACTCAGAGGGTCCCCCCCGCATCTGGCCCGACGGGCTGTGGTCTCTAGGGGGCCGCAGGTTCCTGCTCGCTCCCGCCCCTGCAGCCTTGGCGCTGCCCCcgagctcctcctccagccacccGGAATCCACCGCCCGGAGCCGAGCGCCCAGGGACCAAGTGAGGCCGGCCGGGGGCTGCCGGGCTGTTCACCGGGTGACACCCGGGCCCTGCGCATCTCGGGGCCGAGCGCCCTGTGCCTGCCCGAGGGCACCGGGGCTCGTTACCGGGGTTGGCAGCCGGCGGCTCAGACTTCGCCCTCCTCTCCTGAGCTGTCCGCGGCGCGCTGGGGCAGCGGCGGGGCTGGAGATGTCGGAGCCCTTCCCCGCGACGCGATGGGTCCCCCTggcgctggccctggccctggccccggccccgg GTGCCCTGGGCCAGGTGCAGCTGGCGGCGTCCGGCCCGGCGCTGGGGAAGGTCTCGGAGCCCCTCACCCTGACCTGCGCCGTCTCCGGGGTCTCCATCACCGATCAGAATTACGTCTGGCACTGGGTGCGGCAGGGTCCTGGCGGAGGGCCGGAGTCCATGGGGTGGATCTATCCAAATACCGGTGCTACAGGCTACGCCCCGTCCTTCCAGGGCCGGGTCACCATCTCGGCGGACACGGCCCAGAACCAG CAAAGCGGAGAGAAGCAACGTTCTCACCATCAGTCCCCTTTTTCACACCCTACCTGGAAGGCGTCATGTCGACAGGTGTCATCCACGGCCCCGCGCGTCTGTGCGCGCCTGGATCCGTCGGTCTTTCAGTCCTGGTTCAGACTGCATTGATCACAACAG GTGATCTTCCCCCATTTCAACTGGTGGAGTTTGGCCCAGCTGTGGTGCAGCCCTCAGAGACTCTGAGACTGAATTGTGCTGTCTATGGTTACTACATCACCCAGGGTTGGAGCGCCTGGTATTGGTTCAAGCGCAGCCCCAGGAAAGGGCTGGAGTGGATAGGACTGATAAACTATAAGGGGAATACAGCCTATGCCCCGTCCTTTCGGAGCCGTATAATAATCGCCAGGGACACTTCCAAGAACCAGTTTTCGTTCCAGCTGAGGTCCCTGACAGGTGCCGACAGGGCCACCTATCACTGTGCCCGACGACTCGGGACACAGTGGTTGGGAGCAAAGCAGGAGTTAAGCAAAAATATGAAAGATCCCCCCCCGAGGAGAGAGGGGGGTTGCCGGGTGTCTGGGAAGGGAGCCTCACGCCAGAGAGGTAAAGAAAGTGCCCAAGAAACCGCGCGGAGAGAGACTGAGAACTGCAACTGCATTGACCGGGGCGGAGCGCTGACCTTTGACCTCCATGTAAGGTCCAAGTGA